Proteins from one Bactrocera neohumeralis isolate Rockhampton chromosome 3, APGP_CSIRO_Bneo_wtdbg2-racon-allhic-juicebox.fasta_v2, whole genome shotgun sequence genomic window:
- the LOC126753442 gene encoding TBC1 domain family member 15 isoform X1: MINSVQYNNKEGVQLGSEGSPPTAQFPTSTVKVLCTHDGVLLRRGSVEHIADLNTSGSLSVISYDIPRRLYIEWRPNDSILVADDSQDWAVVDTIPRRSRTISECKAFNIKATPETIASNKPRLIRTLLDNLSSIIVKDRGQVICFIQKVDNNVNSEFFFQHGNADQFLKSMCDQHIIEHTYSRLDGSAEYAVLNTETQQLKRTFAELNIEDLKNTELKKDKGWVKNTWTGLLVTLPDIASGVKGSVPRNYAMRNKHIGNNDEIRSCNSSESQSPVEGELENVKEEDEKIVNTLPDRPMVERIKPLNEAQWLEFQSADGRISDVAGIKNLIFHGGIHYNLRAEVWKYLLNYYQWDETEVERIQRYKQKSKEYYTMKAQWLSMTATQEEHFSGFRDRKCQIEKDVKRTDRTLEFFAGEDNPNLMVLQGILMTYVMYNFDLGYVQGMSDLLAPILSIQGNEVDAFWCFVGFMDMVFANFDMDQAAMKTQFNQLRRLVEFCNPRFFKYMVMHEADNMFFCFRWLLVWYKREFSNDDVLKLWECLWTGLPCPNFHLFISVAILDQQTDIIIENKYQFNEILKHINELTNRIDVKRTLEIAEAIYLQIKAVDDLPNDIRQIIGEPISDSENGEEHSGTGTDFADELYELVRKPENEKRMEEQFEEACERSMFLNYT, translated from the exons ATGATAAATTCTGTCCAATATAATAATAAGGAGGGCGTACAACTGGGTTCGGAAGGATCTCCACCAACGGCGCAATTCCCAACAAGCACGGTAAAA GTATTGTGCACACATGATGGAGTATTACTACGGAGGGGCAGTGTAGAACACATAGCTGATCTGAATACAAGTGGTTCACTATCGGTCATTAGTTATGATATACCGCGACGTCTATATATTGAATGGCGACCAAATGATAGCATCCTTGTTGCCGATGATAGTCAGGATTGGGCAGTAGTGGATACAATTCCTAGACGTTCGCGCACAATTTCCGAATGTAAAGCATTCAATATAAAGGCCACTCCAGAAACGATAGCATCGAACAAACCACGTTTGATACGCACCCTACTTGATAATTTGAGTTCAATAATTGTGAAAGACCGTGGCCAAGTAATATGCTTTATTCAGAAAGTCGACAATAACGTGAACAGTGAATTCTTTTTCCAACACGGCAATGCTgatcaatttttaaaatccatGTGCGATCAACACATAATTGAACACACATACAGTAGGTTGGATGGAAGTGCAGAGTATGCAGTACTCAATACGGAAACACAACAATTAAAACGTACATTTGCCGAATTAAACATCGAGGATCTAAAGAATACAGAATTAAAGAAAGATAAAGGATGGGTAAAGAATACGTGGACTGGTCTACTTGTAACTTTACCTGACATAGCGTCGGGTGTTAAGGGTAGTGTTCCTAGAAATTATGCCATGCGTAATAAACATATAGGTAACAATGATGAAATTCGTAGCTGTAACAGCAGTGAGAGCCAGTCACCGGTAGAAGGTGAGCTTGAAAACGTCAAAGAAGAGGATGAGAAGATAGTCAATACATTGCCAGATCGTCCAATGGTTGAGAGAA TTAAGCCGTTAAATGAGGCACAGTGGTTGGAGTTCCAGTCTGCAGATGGTCGCATTTCTGATGTTGCCGGAATAAAGAACCTTATTTTTCATGGTGGGATTCACTATAATTTACGCGCTGAAGTTTGGAAATATCTGCTCAACTATTACCAATGGGATGAGACTGAAGTTGAACGCATACAACGATACAAGCAAAAGTCTAAAGAATATTATACAATGAAAGCCCAGTGGCTATCAATGACTGCTACACAAGAAGAGCACTTCAGCGGTTTTCGTGATCGCAAATGCCAAATCGAAAAGGACGTTAAGCGTACCGATCGTACACTGGAATTCTTCGCTGGTGAAGATAATCCAAACTTGATGGTACTACAAGGCATACTTATGACCTATGTAATGTACAACTTTGACTTGGGCTACGTGCAGGGTATGTCTGATCTGTTAGCACCCATACTCTCCATTCAG GGCAATGAAGTCGATGCATTTTGGTGTTTTGTCGGTTTTATGGATATGGTGTTTGCCAATTTTGACATGGATCAGGCTGCAATGAAAACACAATTTAACCAATTACGTCGTTTAGTAGAATTTTGCAATCcacgtttttttaaatatatggtCATGCATGAGGCTGACAATATGTTCTTCTGCTTTCGCTGGCTGCTTGTTTGGTATAAACGTGAATTCTCCAACGACGATGTGCTGAAGCTGTGGGAGTGCCTTTGGACTGGACTACCCTGTCCCAATTTCCATTTATTCATATCAGTGGCCATATTAGACCAACAAACCGATATAATTATCGAAAACAAATACCAGTTCAATGAGATTTTGAAGCACATCAACGAACTAACAAACCGCATCGATGTGAAGCGAACTTTGGAAATCGCTGAGGCAATTTATCTTCAAATCAAGGCGGTAGATGACCTGCCTAACGATATTCGTCAGATTATTGGAGAGCCGATTTCAGACTCCGAGAATGGAGAAGAACACTCTGGCACTGGCACCGATTTTGCCGATGAATTATATGAATTGGTACGCAAACCAGAAAACGAAAAGCGAATGGAAGAGCAATTCGAAGAAGCGTGTGAACGTTCCATGTTTCTTAACTACACATAA
- the LOC126753487 gene encoding uncharacterized protein LOC126753487 translates to MGNEEDPEYNIPLSNLKDKWSAEINSLMRMSVDLLQDLSPQVEFTLPLVREWNDDPCVDDTTEIHEIEESDDDDCIAEDPIKKIAASEAVEIFNKALQWAGDAMVDQSDMSVLRRLREKTVFQ, encoded by the exons ATGGGAAACGAGGAGGACCCTGAATATAACATTCCATTAAGTAACCTGAAAGACAAATGGAGTGCAGAAATAAACTCTTTAATGCGAATGTCAGTTGATCTCCTTCAGGACTTGAGTCCTCAG gtTGAGTTTACATTGCCACTGGTTCGAGAGTGGAACGATGACCCTTGTGTTGATGATACCACCGAAATCCATGAAATTGAAGAAAGTGACGATGATGATTGTATTGCCGAAGACCCCATAAAGAAAATTGCCGCAAGTGAGGCAGTTGAAATCTTTAACAAGGCATTGCAATGGGCTGGAGATGCAATGGTTGATCAAAGCGACATGAGTGTACTTAGACGCTTAAGGGAGAAAACAGTATTTCAA
- the LOC126753442 gene encoding TBC1 domain family member 15 isoform X2, translating into MINSVQYNNKEGVQLGSEGSPPTAQFPTSTVLCTHDGVLLRRGSVEHIADLNTSGSLSVISYDIPRRLYIEWRPNDSILVADDSQDWAVVDTIPRRSRTISECKAFNIKATPETIASNKPRLIRTLLDNLSSIIVKDRGQVICFIQKVDNNVNSEFFFQHGNADQFLKSMCDQHIIEHTYSRLDGSAEYAVLNTETQQLKRTFAELNIEDLKNTELKKDKGWVKNTWTGLLVTLPDIASGVKGSVPRNYAMRNKHIGNNDEIRSCNSSESQSPVEGELENVKEEDEKIVNTLPDRPMVERIKPLNEAQWLEFQSADGRISDVAGIKNLIFHGGIHYNLRAEVWKYLLNYYQWDETEVERIQRYKQKSKEYYTMKAQWLSMTATQEEHFSGFRDRKCQIEKDVKRTDRTLEFFAGEDNPNLMVLQGILMTYVMYNFDLGYVQGMSDLLAPILSIQGNEVDAFWCFVGFMDMVFANFDMDQAAMKTQFNQLRRLVEFCNPRFFKYMVMHEADNMFFCFRWLLVWYKREFSNDDVLKLWECLWTGLPCPNFHLFISVAILDQQTDIIIENKYQFNEILKHINELTNRIDVKRTLEIAEAIYLQIKAVDDLPNDIRQIIGEPISDSENGEEHSGTGTDFADELYELVRKPENEKRMEEQFEEACERSMFLNYT; encoded by the exons ATGATAAATTCTGTCCAATATAATAATAAGGAGGGCGTACAACTGGGTTCGGAAGGATCTCCACCAACGGCGCAATTCCCAACAAGCACG GTATTGTGCACACATGATGGAGTATTACTACGGAGGGGCAGTGTAGAACACATAGCTGATCTGAATACAAGTGGTTCACTATCGGTCATTAGTTATGATATACCGCGACGTCTATATATTGAATGGCGACCAAATGATAGCATCCTTGTTGCCGATGATAGTCAGGATTGGGCAGTAGTGGATACAATTCCTAGACGTTCGCGCACAATTTCCGAATGTAAAGCATTCAATATAAAGGCCACTCCAGAAACGATAGCATCGAACAAACCACGTTTGATACGCACCCTACTTGATAATTTGAGTTCAATAATTGTGAAAGACCGTGGCCAAGTAATATGCTTTATTCAGAAAGTCGACAATAACGTGAACAGTGAATTCTTTTTCCAACACGGCAATGCTgatcaatttttaaaatccatGTGCGATCAACACATAATTGAACACACATACAGTAGGTTGGATGGAAGTGCAGAGTATGCAGTACTCAATACGGAAACACAACAATTAAAACGTACATTTGCCGAATTAAACATCGAGGATCTAAAGAATACAGAATTAAAGAAAGATAAAGGATGGGTAAAGAATACGTGGACTGGTCTACTTGTAACTTTACCTGACATAGCGTCGGGTGTTAAGGGTAGTGTTCCTAGAAATTATGCCATGCGTAATAAACATATAGGTAACAATGATGAAATTCGTAGCTGTAACAGCAGTGAGAGCCAGTCACCGGTAGAAGGTGAGCTTGAAAACGTCAAAGAAGAGGATGAGAAGATAGTCAATACATTGCCAGATCGTCCAATGGTTGAGAGAA TTAAGCCGTTAAATGAGGCACAGTGGTTGGAGTTCCAGTCTGCAGATGGTCGCATTTCTGATGTTGCCGGAATAAAGAACCTTATTTTTCATGGTGGGATTCACTATAATTTACGCGCTGAAGTTTGGAAATATCTGCTCAACTATTACCAATGGGATGAGACTGAAGTTGAACGCATACAACGATACAAGCAAAAGTCTAAAGAATATTATACAATGAAAGCCCAGTGGCTATCAATGACTGCTACACAAGAAGAGCACTTCAGCGGTTTTCGTGATCGCAAATGCCAAATCGAAAAGGACGTTAAGCGTACCGATCGTACACTGGAATTCTTCGCTGGTGAAGATAATCCAAACTTGATGGTACTACAAGGCATACTTATGACCTATGTAATGTACAACTTTGACTTGGGCTACGTGCAGGGTATGTCTGATCTGTTAGCACCCATACTCTCCATTCAG GGCAATGAAGTCGATGCATTTTGGTGTTTTGTCGGTTTTATGGATATGGTGTTTGCCAATTTTGACATGGATCAGGCTGCAATGAAAACACAATTTAACCAATTACGTCGTTTAGTAGAATTTTGCAATCcacgtttttttaaatatatggtCATGCATGAGGCTGACAATATGTTCTTCTGCTTTCGCTGGCTGCTTGTTTGGTATAAACGTGAATTCTCCAACGACGATGTGCTGAAGCTGTGGGAGTGCCTTTGGACTGGACTACCCTGTCCCAATTTCCATTTATTCATATCAGTGGCCATATTAGACCAACAAACCGATATAATTATCGAAAACAAATACCAGTTCAATGAGATTTTGAAGCACATCAACGAACTAACAAACCGCATCGATGTGAAGCGAACTTTGGAAATCGCTGAGGCAATTTATCTTCAAATCAAGGCGGTAGATGACCTGCCTAACGATATTCGTCAGATTATTGGAGAGCCGATTTCAGACTCCGAGAATGGAGAAGAACACTCTGGCACTGGCACCGATTTTGCCGATGAATTATATGAATTGGTACGCAAACCAGAAAACGAAAAGCGAATGGAAGAGCAATTCGAAGAAGCGTGTGAACGTTCCATGTTTCTTAACTACACATAA
- the LOC126753482 gene encoding uncharacterized protein LOC126753482, producing MFQMKSKSVRKRQRSRRRARNAKIQNQSEKNANVESSKGTASNGKPLIDPVSKAASLWRGIYESLVIRQCELKIDYWKQRAMKLEEENKELRKQLQTIVPVYETSSEEDDEEQRYLNGEDQYDDDEISPEYMEFRSVTLKHREELQKRRKIELLESKNQYDTPIISPSSS from the coding sequence atgttccAAATGAAAAGTAAATCGGTTAGAAAGCGTCAACGCAGTAGACGACGCGCTAGAaatgcaaaaattcaaaatcaatcAGAAAAAAATGCGAACGTAGAATCTTCTAAAGGAACAGCTTCAAACGGAAAGCCACTTATTGATCCCGTTAGCAAGGCTGCTTCTTTATGGCGTGGTATATATGAATCGCTTGTGATCCGACAATGTGAGCTCAAAATCGACTACTGGAAGCAACGAGCAATGAAATTGGAGGAGGAAAACAAAGAATTGCGCAAACAACTACAAACCATCGTCCCAGTATATGAAACATCGTCAGAGGAGGACGATGAAGAGCAACGTTACTTAAATGGTGAAGATCAATACGATGATGACGAAATTTCACCAGAATACATGGAATTTAGGTCTGTGACACTAAAACATCGTGAAGAATTACAAAAACGGCGAAAAATAGAACTCTTAGAAAGTAAAAATCAATATGATACTCCCATTATAAGCCCATCGTCATCTTAA